A window of the Gossypium arboreum isolate Shixiya-1 chromosome 2, ASM2569848v2, whole genome shotgun sequence genome harbors these coding sequences:
- the LOC108466309 gene encoding beta-glucosidase 44-like — protein MEVLVILLSFTFLSSNLWENSNAQQQHFDTGGLSRDSFPEGFLFGTAASAYQVEGMASEDGRGPSIWDAYVKIPGHIANNDSGEVSIDQYHHYKEDVDLMQMLNFDAYRFSISWSRIFPNGTGEVNWKGVDYYNRLIDYLLEKGITPHANLYHYDLPLALQEKYLGLLDRQVIQDFADYAEFCFKTFGDRVKTWMTFNEPRVVAALGFDNGINPPNRCSKQFGNCTDGNSATEPYIAAHHLILSHAEAVKRYREKYQDKQNGRIGIFLDFVWYEPLTRSKADNYAAQRARDFHIGWFLHPLVYGKYPRTMQKIVGERLPKFTKSEVEKVKNSFDVLCLNHYTSYYIYDPHRPPSNVTGYQQDWNAGFAYERNGVPIGRRAHSEWLYEVPWGMYKVVTYVKERYGNPNIILSENGMDDPGNLTFPESLYDSNRVNFYRNYLKELKRAMDDGANVSGYFAWSILDNFEWLLGYTSRFGLVYVDHNDLKRYPKLSAYWFKQMLEKKDS, from the exons ATGGAGGTGTTAGTAATTTTACTTTCTTTCACTTTTTTGAGCTCGAATTTATGGGAAAATTCCAACGCACAACAACAACATTTTGATACTGGAGGCTTGAGTAGAGATAGTTTTCCAGAGGGATTTTTATTTGGAACAGCGGCATCAGCGTACCAAGTAGAAGGAATGGCTAGCGAAGATGGTAGAGGACCTAGCATATGGGATGCATATGTCAAAATTCCAG GACATATTGCAAACAATGATTCTGGTGAAGTTTCTATTGATCAATATCATCACTATAAG GAAGATGTTGATTTGATGCAGATGCTGAATTTTGATGCCTATCGATTTTCAATCTCATGGTCGAGAATTTTTCCAA ATGGGACAGGAGAGGTAAATTGGAAAGGAGTTGACTACTACAATAGATTGATTGACTATTTGCTTGAAAAAG GTATCACTCCACATGCAAATTTGTATCACTACGATTTGCCACTAGCACTTCAAGAAAAATATCTAGGTTTGCTGGATAGACAAGTAAT CCAGGATTTTGCTGATTATGCAGAGTTTTGTTTCAAGACATTTGGTGATAGAGTAAAGACTTGGATGACATTCAATGAACCAAGAGTGGTTGCTGCTCTTGGTTTTGACAATGGCATTAACCCTCCTAATAGATGCTCGAAGCAATTTGGAAATTGCACGGATGGAAACTCTGCCACGGAGCCTTATATTGCAGCACATCATTTGATTTTAAGTCATGCTGAAGCTGTTAAAAGATATCGTGAAAAATATCAGGATAAACAAAATGGAAGAATTGGTATTTTCTTGGATTTTGTTTGGTATGAACCTCTAACAAGATCTAAAGCTGACAACTACGCTGCACAAAGAGCAAGAGACTTTCATATTGGATG GTTTTTGCACCCTCTCGTTTATGGAAAATATCCAAGGACGATGCAAAAAATTGTAGGAGAAAGACTTCCAAAATTCACCAAAAGCGAAGTGGAGAAAGTGAAAAACTCCTTTGATGTCCTTTGTCTAAACCATTATACTTCTTACTACATATATGATCCACATCGACCTCCATCCAATGTGACTGGTTATCAACAGGATTGGAACGCTGGGTTTGCTT ATGAACGCAATGGAGTGCCAATTGGTCGTCGG GCCCACTCAGAATGGCTTTATGAAGTTCCATGGGGTATGTACAAAGTTGTCACATATGTTAAAGAACGTTATGGTAATCCTAATATAATTCTCTCCGAAAACG GAATGGACGATCCTGGCAATCTCACATTTCCAGAATCGTTATATGATAGCAATAGAGTGAACTTTTATAGAAACTATTTGAAGGAATTGAAAAGAGCTATGGATGATGGAGCCAATGTTAGTGGCTATTTTGCTTGGTCAATTCTTGACAATTTTGAATGGTTATTGGGTTATACTTCAAGATTTGGTTTGGTTTACGTTGACCATAATGATCTCAAGAGATATCCCAAGTTATCAGCGTATTGGTTCAAGCAAATGCTTGAAAAAAAGGATTCTTAG